In one Asterias amurensis chromosome 9, ASM3211899v1 genomic region, the following are encoded:
- the LOC139941889 gene encoding uncharacterized protein: protein MFSLKTSVFFFSCIAVSVAFPHFFNIGGRRNNEGERPEFEQPYRNAGAPLNQQQQTGQSSVFSEVDADVGANSASNSAEEDAAGPLGGNDGADGSELDGADTPDSPNTGGAVVVPGAAGGNNAGDTSTTLSPNVIGGDPGLIVNSGQGTSAGAKFGIFAGVLTVVGLAAGGAFYAYRKRRAANYGSRF, encoded by the coding sequence CTGTTTCAGTGGCGTTCCCGCATTTCTTCAACATAGGAGGAAGGAGGAACAATGAGGGAGAAAGACCTGAATTTGAACAGCCGTACAGAAACGCAGGCGCCCCGTTAAACCAGCAGCAGCAGACCGGTCAGTCTTCAGTATTCTCCGAGGTCGATGCCGATGTCGGGGCAAACAGCGCTTCAAACAGTGCCGAAGAAGACGCCGCTGGGCCTCTTGGAGGGAACGATGGGGCAGACGGTTCGGAACTCGATGGGGCAGACACACCTGACAGCCCCAACACTGGCGGTGCTGTGGTAGTTCCCGGAGCCGCTGGGGGAAACAACGCTGGTGACACATCCACAACACTTTCACCCAACGTAATCGGTGGCGACCCAGGGCTCATCGTCAACTCGGGCCAAGGCACATCAGCCGGTGCCAAGTTCGGTATCTTCGCTGGGGTTCTCACAGTTGTTGGTCTTGCCGCTGGTGGCGCTTTCTACGCCTACAGGAAGCGGAGGGCGGCTAACTACGGCTCAAGATTTTGA